A region of the Sulfurimonas crateris genome:
TTTTCGAGCTTTGTCGCGGTCTTTTTCTTTTGCGTCAAGTTTGGCATGATAATCTATGACGTGGTCTTTCCCGTTGTAGCTATTAATAATTTGATTGAGCGTAAACTGCTCTACGATCTTACCCTCTGCATCAATGAGTGAAAGATAGAGTAAGTGACGCTCACCACGATCTATACCTATAACTTTTATGTTGTCGGGATTAGATCGAATGTATTCAAATGTTTTTGGCGTAATGTTTTCATTACCCTCTGCTTTAAAGTTGAGCGTTATTGGTACATGAAACTGGAACTTATCAAAAGCAAAACGACGATCTTTGATAATTGGATAAGCAAACTTATCTTTAAGCATTTCGTGGTGATGCCCTTTTTGCAGCTTCTCTTGGGAGTACTCGATCGATTTTTTACGGAAAAATATCTCCGCTTGCCCGTTAAGTTTGTAGATCACATCAGCTAGATTCTTTTCGTCAAAAAGTGCACGCCAATAAAGAGTGTGCATATTTGGCGTACCTTTACTATAGGGAGAAAAGTCTTTGTTGTAGATCTGGAAAAAATAGAGTTTACCTTCTGCAACTAATGTATCGATAAAACTTGCTGCAATATTTTTATAACTGATTTTATAACCTTGCTGTTCAACCTCTCTATAAAAACCGCTTAAATCTTCGTAACTCTCAGTCGGTGAAAACTGATAAGCAAAATGTTTCCAATCTTGATGTTTTTCGATTGAAGTTTTAAAAAAGTCTATTAATTCGTGACAAAAATCTAAGTCGAAATTATCCCCTTTTTTATGCTCTCCCGCTTTATATCTCTCAAGTAACTTAGCATTTGGCTTAAAATATTCCTTATTCTTATCAGAAAAAAAGACTTTTGGAAGCATTTTATTCGCACCTGGTAATAGTTTATAGTCAATTTTTTGGTAACCCTCATCTTGTGAACTAGAAATATTGCGAAATACTTTGTTATACTTTTTATTCATAATACCTAGATAATACAAGCCCTCTTTGCGAAATAAAATTGCCGTATTATCAGACTCTTTATTGACATCCCAACCATCAAGTAGTGTCGAGTTTTCAAAATTGAGTTTAAATTTTTCAAGTGAATACGGCTTTTTGGTCATAAAGTTTCTTACTTTGTCGTAAAGCTTGACTACACCGCATAAACTCGTAAAATAAGCATCGAAGTAGGCATAAAAAGCAACATCTTTTTCAAGATCGTTTGGAGCATTAAGCGGTTTTAAAAGACGTTGATACGATAAAAGCGCGTCTAAAAAAGCTTTTAGAAGTTCTTTATTTGAACTGTTTCGCTTCCAATCATTGTAAGTCAATTGAATTTGCTCGATTACCTTTGTAGATTCACTTTGGAAATAGTGCATCATGTTAGCGGAGAGTTGCGCACTATTTAAGGCACCATCTATTTGCTCAATACTAAAATAGCTATTTTTCTTGTTAAAAAACTTCTCTTCATCCGCCACTAAATCTTTTGATTTTTTAGGTTTATTCACTTCCCAAAGTGCTTCTTTTATAATGCGATAATCTTTAAAAATCGCTTGCGAAGCAGCTGTAAGTGCTAGATCGTTTTTGAAATAAACTTTTGAAAAATCATAATCTTGTGTTTGGTGCAAAAGCTCAGGCAGTTTCTCTAAAAGATTGACCTTACCATCGCAGCACTCAAAAGCTAATACTTCACTCTCAAAATATGCTTGCACACCTTGCATAAGTTCCTCATCGCTTTCAAATGATTCAGGAAGCCAAGAGAGTGTTTCACGATCACTAAGTATCTGTTTGTGTAGTGGTTTGAGATTTGGCAGTTCACGTTTTGACAAGCCGTTTGCTTGACGATAGAGATTGATTTTTTCGTTTAAACCCTGAATTTTTAAACTATCTTGTTTGACTCCGCCAATCATTTGGTTGTATAGATCGATATGAGTCTGTGAAAGTAGGTGGTTAAAATAACTAAGCTCAAACATATCTTCAACTATTGCACCACTTAAATATTCAAGCAAGGCATCTTGCGTTTCTTGTGCAAGGTGTGGTGCTTTTTGCTTGATTGTTTCAAAAAGTTTTTTATTTGTTAAAAAAATAGGCAAATTTTCGTGGATAATACGGTAAGCGATAGAAGAGTGTTTCGCTTCATCTGTGTACATATTGGCACGATTTTCATGAAAACCTGTAAAGTAGGTTGTGAAGTTATCAAAGTGGCTTACAAGCTCTTTTTCTGCGTCGCTTAGTTCTTGCCAATTTTTCAAATCAGCTTTAATAAGCTCTTTTTTAAAAAGTGTTTTGTATTGAGGGTGTTGCTTAAAATGTGCAACTATCTCTTTACGCAATACAGCTTGCAATTTTTCAAAAGCTTTTTCATCGCGATTTCTCTCGAAAAAAAGTGCTTCGTACTCTTCAAGATTACTAAGCACAACATTTTGAAGTGCTTCATCAATAAAAGCTTTGTGGTATTTATCGATAATCGTTTTTACTTCTTGATACTCTTGTGAGCGTATTTCATCTTGTGCTATCAAGCCACTTTTCTCTATATGCTTAAGTGTATCACCTACAGGTTTGAGTTCAAAACGCAAGGTTTTTGAAAGTTGGTACTGATTTGTAAAATTTGACAACATTGAGATTCCTTCTCTTTTGATTTTTTAATTTTTACATAGTATGCGGACAGCGTTGTGTCCTTTTTACACGTCAATGTATTTTTGCAACTCCTTTTTAAATGTTTCATGAATTCGTAAAGGTGCAATTACTTTGAGATTTGGCAACCATTTTTTTAGTACATGGATTACTTCATTATCACTCGTAGCATATACACTGATCTCAATATCACCGTTTTCATATTCTTTAAGAAATTTTTGCGTTTTACTCAAAGGGCGCCTAGCAAGATGCTTTGCAATTTTGGTATCTACATGTAAAAGCACTTCAAAACTTTTTTCTTGTGCTTCAAACCAGATATTAAGAGCATTTTCCATTATTTTTAAGGCTTTTGTGTCACATGTAAATGTTTCTTCTTTAAGAACAACATTTTGAATATCTTTAAAATAAAAGGTTTTGTACTTCTCTTGTTCTTTACAAAAAAGGTACCAAAACCCTTCAAAACTTGCGATCCTATAAGGATGTACCTGACGCGTTTTATCTAAATATTCCAAATGTACGACACGCTTTTGCTCTATGGCATCTTGCATGAGTAAAAAAAGTTCACTTTTATCGGTAATATCCTCTATAACTGCATTGAAGAAAAAAGGATGTTTTGCAGAAGGGTTATAAAGCTTTGATAGTTGTTTGGAAATTATTTTAGAAGCACCTTCGCCCATATTTTTTGAAAACTGTTCAAACATTTCAAAAAGTAAAACTTCATCTTCTTTTGAACTTTTCAGCAAATGATAGCCATCAGCATACTTATAACCATATTTTATTTTTTCAATCGGAAAATATGATAGCCGTATAAAATCACGCCGTATAGTTCGTTGTGTAACATTAAAATCAAGTGCTAAATCTTTTGTATTTAGCACTTCACCTTCATAAAGACGTTTTAAAATCTCAAGGAGCCGATAAAGTGCTTTATCATATTCTTTTTTCATATTTTGCTTTATTGATAATTTTTAACTAATCTTGTCTAAAAAGAATATTACTTAAAATGCTGGCTAAAAACTATTCTTTGTAGAGGATAGATTTTAACATATATAAATACAAAACTATTAGATATATTTAGGGATAAGCTCTTTTATCTTCTCATATATTTTTATAAAGTCGGTTGAGTAGACTCGGTTGTTTGCAACGGAAGTTATAAAGTTCGTGTCTCTCTGCCATCTTGGGACGATGTGCATATGGATGTGCTCAGCTATCCCAGCACCAGCTGACTCTCCCAAGTTCATTCCGATATTTACTCCGTGAGCGCAAAATCCCTCTTTTAAAAGTCTCACACTCTTTTGCGCCAGATCGCTCATATGAAGCCAAGTCTCACTAGGTAGCTCTTCAAGTTTGTCGGTATGAAGATGAGGGATTATCATAAAATGTCCGGGAGTGTACGGATAGCGGTTCATCACTATAAAACAGTGTTCGTCCCTGTATAGCACATGAAGTTCCTCATCATCCTTCTCGTGAGAACTTATGTGGCAAAATACACAGCCATCTATCTTTTTGTTCGTAACATACTCATCACGCCACGGCGCGTATAAAATATCTTTCATCTTAACCCTTTTTATAGAAATGCGAACACTAGGTCTGGAAACACCATAACAAGCATAAGTGCGAAAAATTGAAGTACTATAAACGGTATTATTCCCTTATATATCTGCATGGTCTTTATGCTATCACCTGCGGCTCCCTTTAAAAAGAAGAGCGAGAGCCCAAACGGTGGGGTCAAGAACGAGGCTTGCAGATTTAGGGCGATAAGTATCGCAAACCAGACAGGGTCTATCCCAAAAGCGTGCATAACCGGCACCAAGATGGGAACGATGATAAAACTTATCTCTATAAAATCTATAAAAAAGCCGAGTATAAATATGCTTATCATGGCAACTGCTATAAATATCCAAACATCGCCTATATCTTGAGAGAAAAACTCAAGTATAAGATCACTTCCGCCGAGTTCGTTAAAAACAAGCGAAAAAGCAGTTGCTCCGATGAGTATCATAAAGATCATACCGCTTAGCTTTACACTTCCGAGTGTCGCGTATTTGAGCATCTCAAAGTTAAGGGAGCGGTTATATGCAGAGAGCAGAAGCGCGCCGATAACACCAAATGCCGCCGACTCTGTAGGAGATGCTATGCCAGCAAAGATGCTCCCCAAAACAGAGACCATCAGAAGCATAGGAGGAACGATCGCAGAGATTATCTCCATCACACTTACCTCTTTTACGTTTTTTGCAACGGGTGCGGCTTCTGGCTTAAGATAGGAAAATATCAAAATGTAGACAATATAGAGTCCAACCAGAACAAGCCCCGGCAAAACAGCTCCCATAAAAAGTTCGCCGACACTAACGCTCATAACATCACCCAAAATAATAAGGATGATTGATGGCGGTATGATCTGCCCGAGCGTTCCGCTAGAGGCTATTGTTCCCGAAGCAAGACCTTTGTCATAGCCTGCACGCAGCATCAACGGAAGCGCAATAACGCTCATCATAACAACACTTGCAGATACAACTCCCGTCGAAGCTGCAAGAAGCGCGCCCACAAGCACGACACTAACCGCTAAACCGCCGCGAACGGTGCGAAATGCCGAGCTCATAGCGATCAATAACTTCTCCGCCATCAGAGATTTCTCAAGCACCAAGCCCATAGCTATAAAAAGCGGGACAGCCATCAAGGTCGTGTTTGACATTATCCCATAAATGCGAAAAGGCAGAACCGAAAAGACGTCAAAGCCGAGTTCCGGAATCAAAAAAGCAAAAGCTATAGCCACAGTTCCAAAGACAAAAGCGACAGGAATTCCTACCATTAAAAGTGCCAAAACCACTATAAACATCAGCATAGATATCATAACGACCTCCATGCATCAAAATTTGTTTTGGCATCTCTTATGGCTTGCAGAGACAAGAAAGCAAACGAGAGCGGCATAAGAGATTTTACCAAGAACCTATACTCCAATCCGCCCGGATTTGAAGATGCCTCATTTTGAAGATAGCTCATACTCACAAAATCTACCCCTATGTAGATGATGAGAAAAGAAAAGGGAAGTACAAAAAGCAGGGAGGCGATGATGTTTATAAGCGCTTGTGTTTTTTGCGAAAATGAGGCGTAAAATATATCTACCCTCACATGAGCGCTCTCTCTTAGCGCATAGACTATACCAAAGAGGATCACTATATCAAAGAGATGCC
Encoded here:
- the cas12a gene encoding type V CRISPR-associated protein Cas12a/Cpf1, yielding MLSNFTNQYQLSKTLRFELKPVGDTLKHIEKSGLIAQDEIRSQEYQEVKTIIDKYHKAFIDEALQNVVLSNLEEYEALFFERNRDEKAFEKLQAVLRKEIVAHFKQHPQYKTLFKKELIKADLKNWQELSDAEKELVSHFDNFTTYFTGFHENRANMYTDEAKHSSIAYRIIHENLPIFLTNKKLFETIKQKAPHLAQETQDALLEYLSGAIVEDMFELSYFNHLLSQTHIDLYNQMIGGVKQDSLKIQGLNEKINLYRQANGLSKRELPNLKPLHKQILSDRETLSWLPESFESDEELMQGVQAYFESEVLAFECCDGKVNLLEKLPELLHQTQDYDFSKVYFKNDLALTAASQAIFKDYRIIKEALWEVNKPKKSKDLVADEEKFFNKKNSYFSIEQIDGALNSAQLSANMMHYFQSESTKVIEQIQLTYNDWKRNSSNKELLKAFLDALLSYQRLLKPLNAPNDLEKDVAFYAYFDAYFTSLCGVVKLYDKVRNFMTKKPYSLEKFKLNFENSTLLDGWDVNKESDNTAILFRKEGLYYLGIMNKKYNKVFRNISSSQDEGYQKIDYKLLPGANKMLPKVFFSDKNKEYFKPNAKLLERYKAGEHKKGDNFDLDFCHELIDFFKTSIEKHQDWKHFAYQFSPTESYEDLSGFYREVEQQGYKISYKNIAASFIDTLVAEGKLYFFQIYNKDFSPYSKGTPNMHTLYWRALFDEKNLADVIYKLNGQAEIFFRKKSIEYSQEKLQKGHHHEMLKDKFAYPIIKDRRFAFDKFQFHVPITLNFKAEGNENITPKTFEYIRSNPDNIKVIGIDRGERHLLYLSLIDAEGKIVEQFTLNQIINSYNGKDHVIDYHAKLDAKEKDRDKARKEWGTVENIKELKEGYLSHVIHKIATLIIEHGAVVAMEDLNFGFKRGRFKVEKQVYQKFEKALIDKLNYLVDKKKEPHKLGGLLNALQLTSKFQSFEKMGKQNGFLFYVPAWNTSKIDPVTGFVNLFDTRYASVEKSKAFFTKFQSICYNEAKDYFELVFDYNDFTEKAKETRSEWTLCTYGERIVSFRNAEKNHQWDSKTIHLTTEFKNLFGELHGNDVKEYILEQNSVEFFKSLIYLLKITLQMRNSITGTDIDYLVSPVADEAGNFYDSRKADTSLPKDADANGAYNIARKGLMLMHRIQNAEDLKKVNLAISNRDWLRNAQGLDK
- a CDS encoding helix-turn-helix transcriptional regulator, which codes for MKKEYDKALYRLLEILKRLYEGEVLNTKDLALDFNVTQRTIRRDFIRLSYFPIEKIKYGYKYADGYHLLKSSKEDEVLLFEMFEQFSKNMGEGASKIISKQLSKLYNPSAKHPFFFNAVIEDITDKSELFLLMQDAIEQKRVVHLEYLDKTRQVHPYRIASFEGFWYLFCKEQEKYKTFYFKDIQNVVLKEETFTCDTKALKIMENALNIWFEAQEKSFEVLLHVDTKIAKHLARRPLSKTQKFLKEYENGDIEISVYATSDNEVIHVLKKWLPNLKVIAPLRIHETFKKELQKYIDV
- a CDS encoding HIT family protein, encoding MKDILYAPWRDEYVTNKKIDGCVFCHISSHEKDDEELHVLYRDEHCFIVMNRYPYTPGHFMIIPHLHTDKLEELPSETWLHMSDLAQKSVRLLKEGFCAHGVNIGMNLGESAGAGIAEHIHMHIVPRWQRDTNFITSVANNRVYSTDFIKIYEKIKELIPKYI
- a CDS encoding TRAP transporter large permease, which codes for MISMLMFIVVLALLMVGIPVAFVFGTVAIAFAFLIPELGFDVFSVLPFRIYGIMSNTTLMAVPLFIAMGLVLEKSLMAEKLLIAMSSAFRTVRGGLAVSVVLVGALLAASTGVVSASVVMMSVIALPLMLRAGYDKGLASGTIASSGTLGQIIPPSIILIILGDVMSVSVGELFMGAVLPGLVLVGLYIVYILIFSYLKPEAAPVAKNVKEVSVMEIISAIVPPMLLMVSVLGSIFAGIASPTESAAFGVIGALLLSAYNRSLNFEMLKYATLGSVKLSGMIFMILIGATAFSLVFNELGGSDLILEFFSQDIGDVWIFIAVAMISIFILGFFIDFIEISFIIVPILVPVMHAFGIDPVWFAILIALNLQASFLTPPFGLSLFFLKGAAGDSIKTMQIYKGIIPFIVLQFFALMLVMVFPDLVFAFL
- a CDS encoding TRAP transporter small permease subunit; the protein is MIDKTIKYLGYFTAFVVALLVLLVVYDATVRYLFSGGSVALQELEWHLFDIVILFGIVYALRESAHVRVDIFYASFSQKTQALINIIASLLFVLPFSFLIIYIGVDFVSMSYLQNEASSNPGGLEYRFLVKSLMPLSFAFLSLQAIRDAKTNFDAWRSL